In Kineococcus rhizosphaerae, the sequence GGCTGATGTTGAGTTCCTGACTCAACCTGGTTTCCACGAGGTGCTCACCGGGTGCGATCGCGCCGCTGATGATGCGGTGTCGCATCTCCTCGAAGGTCTGCTCACGCAAGGTCCGACGAGCAACACCTGGACCGGTGGGGTTGAACGGGCTGCGTCCGGCGCCCGAGGAGGCCGAGGACCCGCCCCGTCGGGGAGTCGGTGCCGTAGCCGGTGCCGTAGCCGGTGCCGTAGCCGGTGCCGTAGCCGGTGCCGTAGCCGGTGCCGTAGCCGGTGCCGTAGCCGGTGCCGTAGCCGGTGCCGTAGCCGGTGCCGTAGCCGGTGCCGTAGCCGGTGCCGTAGCCGGTGCCGTGGCGGGTGCCACCGCGCTCCCGTCCCTGCCCCGTTCCTGCCCGCTCATCCCGACATCTTCTCCTACCCCTCCCCGCGCGTCTTTAAGGAGGAGGCCCCAGCCCTGCACCGTGTCGCCATCAGAGCTTTCAGCCCCGGGGTCGAGGTGAGCGAGCGGTGGAGGTGGTAGGGCCTTCATCACGCCTCGATGAAGTTGGCCAGGGCTTCACTGAGGATGTCCGGCTGCTCCTCGGGGACCCAGTGGCCGCAGTCGTCGACCAGGAGCTCTTCGACCTCGACGGCCATGGTCCGCAGGGAAGCAGCGACTTCGCCGCCCCTGCCCCACTTGGCGGTGCCTCCGACCGCCAGGCAGGGCATCTGCAGCTTCTCGCTGCGGGACTGGTTGTCGCGGACATCCTGCTCGACTGCGCGGTAGTAGGCGAAGCCTGTACGCAATGATCCCAGCGCGGCGTGCGTGCGCAGGTACTCCGCGCGCGCCTCGGCGGAGATGACGTCCGGTCGGTGTCCGTAGTTGTCGAAGAACCAGTTGAAGTAGATGTCCTCACGGCCACCGATGAGTGCTTCAGGCAGGTCCGGGGTCAGCAGGAAGGTGTGGTGCCACCGCTTGCCGCCCGCGCCGATGTTGGGGTTGCCGTCCCCGGGGATGGCCACGTCAACCACGGCCAGGTGCGTGACGTGTTCGGCGTCATCTGCAGCCAGGGAGAAGGCGACCGTGCCGCCCCAGTCGTGGCCGGCCACCGCGTACTGGGTGATGCCGAGGTGGTCGTGCAGGAGCTCACGGACATCACCGGCAATGGTCTTCTTGTCGTAGCCCGAGACGGGGCGGGAGGTGTCGCCCAGGCCACGCAGGTCGGGGGCGATGATCCTGAAGCGGTCGCCGAGACGGTCGATCACCTCACTCCAGCAGTACCAGGACTGCGGGTACCCGTGCAGCAGGACAAGGGTCTGCGGCCCCTGCCCGGCCGTGACGTAGTGCATGAGTACATCGGAAAGCTGCGCGTAGTGGTGCTCGACGTCGGTCATCGTCTTCTCCGTGTGTGGGGTCGTACCTGGCGGGTGAGGGCACGGCGTGTGCCGACTGCGGTGGGGGTCGCTACCCCAGGGCGAAGCTCAGGACCTGGTCACCGGGTTCAGCACGTCGGCCGTTTCGGTTGCGGCGGAAGCCCCGGCGCTGCGGGTCTGGGCGCGGCTGCGCAGGAACCCGGTCAGCAGGGCGAGTCCGGCGGCCACGACCGCGGCGTAGCCGAGAACGGTGAAACCGTCGCCCGATCCAGTGGTGCCGGCGAAGTGGCCGACGATGATCGGGCCAATGACGCCGCCGAGGTTGCCCACCGACAGGACGAGGCTGGAGGCGTAGCCGGTGTGCTCGGGGGAGACGTCACGCAGGACGAAGGGCCACCAGGGGCCGAAGGCTGCGTGCAGTCCCACCGCGGCCACGACCAAGAAGGCGACCTCGAGGGCGAAGCCCTCGGCGAGACGCTGTCCGGCCAAGGCGAGCCCGGCGAGGAGGATCGGGAGTGCGACGTAGGCGGTGCGTCCACCGGTGGAGCGGTCCGAGCCACGTGCGACCAACGCCATGGCGATCGCCGCACCCACGAAGGGGATGGCGGTGATCCAGCCGATCGAGAGCATGCCCAGCCCCGACGCTTCTGAGAGCACGGTGGGCAGCCACTGGTTGAAGCCGTAAAGCCCGGTCATCCACAGTAGGTAGGTCACAGCCAGCAGCCACAGGCGCCAGTTCAGGTAGACCGCCCGGGCGGCGCCGGCAGGCGCCTCCTTGCGGGTCTCGGAATCACGGGTAGACAGGATGTAGGACCGCTCGCTGGCGCTGAGACCGCGGTCCAGACTCGGGTCGGCCTTCAAGAGCACCGCCGCGAACACGGCCACGATCAGCGGGGGGATCCCCTGCACGACGAACATCGTGCGGTAGTCCCAGTTCTCGATCAGCCATCCCCCACTGGGGGCCATGAGCACTGCCGAGATGGGAATGGCCAGCAGGGCCAACCCGGAGGCCCGGCCGCGCTCACCGCTGGGGAACCAGCGGATGAGCAAGATGGTGATGGCCGGGAAGACGAGGCCTTCGCCGAGGCCCAAGACCGCTCGCACCGCGATGAGCTGCCCGAAGTCGTGGGTGAGGCCGGTGGCGGACGAGGCCAGACCGAAGACAAGCAGGGCCGTCACGAGGGACTTCTTGGGCCCCAGACGGGTGACGACGACACCGGCGATGGCCAGGCTGGCGACGTAGCCCCAGAAGAAAGCCGAGAGCAGGGTGCCCATCTGGGCGCCGGAGAGGCCGAGCTCTTCGCGCATCGACGGCGCGGCGACGGACATGTTGGTCCGGTCGACGTAGGCGACAAGGTAGGTGATCAACAACAAGGCCCCGACGTGGGACCACCGTCGCCGGCCGACGGCGTTACCCGGTGCGGCAGAGGTGGCGTTCACGGACATCTTCGTCCTCCTGAGCAGAGAGTCCACGGCGACGGGCAGCGTCGCCGGAGAGACCGTCTCGCGACTTCGAAGAAATGTCAACAGTTCTCATTCTGGTGCTCTTGGGGCATGCTGACACCGGCGCACTTCCCCTCACGTCCCGCCCACACAGCTGACCGACGCTGCTGACCGACACCGGACGTCGGGCGGGGAACGTCCTTGGATCCACCGACTGCAGCCGACGGAGGCTCGCTGATGACCACCACCTACACGACCCAGAATCTGGCCACGGACAAGGTGCTGTGCTCGACCATCACCCTGCGGCACCTGCCGCTGCGGGAGGCTCTGCAGACCATCTCCGAGCTGGGCTTCACCGGGGTCGACCTCGGCGCCTTGCCGGGGGTGTGCAACCACGTGCCCTACGAACTGAACGCCGCGGCAGTAC encodes:
- a CDS encoding MFS transporter, whose amino-acid sequence is MNATSAAPGNAVGRRRWSHVGALLLITYLVAYVDRTNMSVAAPSMREELGLSGAQMGTLLSAFFWGYVASLAIAGVVVTRLGPKKSLVTALLVFGLASSATGLTHDFGQLIAVRAVLGLGEGLVFPAITILLIRWFPSGERGRASGLALLAIPISAVLMAPSGGWLIENWDYRTMFVVQGIPPLIVAVFAAVLLKADPSLDRGLSASERSYILSTRDSETRKEAPAGAARAVYLNWRLWLLAVTYLLWMTGLYGFNQWLPTVLSEASGLGMLSIGWITAIPFVGAAIAMALVARGSDRSTGGRTAYVALPILLAGLALAGQRLAEGFALEVAFLVVAAVGLHAAFGPWWPFVLRDVSPEHTGYASSLVLSVGNLGGVIGPIIVGHFAGTTGSGDGFTVLGYAAVVAAGLALLTGFLRSRAQTRSAGASAATETADVLNPVTRS
- a CDS encoding alpha/beta fold hydrolase codes for the protein MTDVEHHYAQLSDVLMHYVTAGQGPQTLVLLHGYPQSWYCWSEVIDRLGDRFRIIAPDLRGLGDTSRPVSGYDKKTIAGDVRELLHDHLGITQYAVAGHDWGGTVAFSLAADDAEHVTHLAVVDVAIPGDGNPNIGAGGKRWHHTFLLTPDLPEALIGGREDIYFNWFFDNYGHRPDVISAEARAEYLRTHAALGSLRTGFAYYRAVEQDVRDNQSRSEKLQMPCLAVGGTAKWGRGGEVAASLRTMAVEVEELLVDDCGHWVPEEQPDILSEALANFIEA